From a region of the Nerophis lumbriciformis linkage group LG06, RoL_Nlum_v2.1, whole genome shotgun sequence genome:
- the gjd6 gene encoding gap junction protein delta 6, whose protein sequence is MTEWTLLKRLLDAVHQHSTMIGRLWLTVMVIFRLLVVAVATEDVYTDEQEMFVCNTLQPGCATVCYDAFAPISQPRFWVFHIISVSTPSLCFIIYTWHNLSKFPQKTNQTQASEREDVSGQLGRDVGGQEAFGRSCDSDSCSLSSHKHLGNNLLEVLEDTTAQALHKGEPKNIMSFIQARVCAHKDDNTEGHAVSGGVLSKCYVLHVCLRAVLEVGFVVAQWKLFGFQVPVHFLCSTTPCSQPVDCYVSRPTEKTIFLIFMFCVGVFCILLNLLELNHLGWKKIRQAVRIREGASWGRYPGKRGGYQIFPADTPSLTSSLGYRDVTSTTSLPTLDLVMGHQADWTCGVDFGRMREEEVVREFRLEQPKKHKRESKKEKRPSKQRSAEIWI, encoded by the coding sequence ATGACAGAATGGACCCTGCTCAAACGCCTCTTAGATGCCGTCCACCAGCACTCCACTATGATCGGCAGGCTGTGGCTCACCGTCATGGTGATCTTCCGGCTGCTGGTTGTTGCCGTTGCCACGGAGGACGTGTACACGGACGAGCAGGAGATGTTTGTGTGCAACACACTGCAGCCGGGATGCGCCACCGTCTGCTACGATGCCTTTGCGCCCATCTCGCAACCTCGCTTCTGGGTCTTCCACATCATCAGCGTGTCCACTCCGTCCTTGTGTTTCATCATCTACACATGGCACAACTTGTCCAAGTTTCCCCAAAAGACCAACCAGACGCAGGCGTCGGAGCGAGAAGACGTCTCAGGGCAGTTGGGCCGGGACGTTGGTGGACAGGAGGCATTCGGTCGGAGCTGTGACTCAGATAGCTGCTCCCTCAGCTCGCATAAGCATCTTGGGAACAACCTGCTAGAGGTCCTTGAAGATACTACAGCCCAGGCCTTACATAAAGGAGAGCCCAAAAATATAATGTCATTTATCCAGGCACGGGTATGCGCCCACAAGGACGATAATACCGAAGGACATGCTGTCTCTGGAGGGGTCTTGTCCAAGTGTTACGTCTTACATGTGTGCTTACGTGCTGTTCTAGAGGTAGGATTTGTGGTGGCCCAGTGGAAGCTTTTTGGCTTTCAGGTGCCAGTCCACTTCTTGTGTTCCACGACGCCCTGCAGCCAGCCAGTTGACTGTTACGTCTCCAGACCCACCGAGAAGACCATTTTCCTGATCTTTATGTTCTGTGTGGGAGTTTTTTGTATTCTTCTTAACTTGCTGGAACTCAACCACCTGGGCTGGAAAAAGATCCGCCAGGCAGTGAGGATCAGAGAAGGTGCATCATGGGGGCGCTACCCGGGAAAGAGAGGTGGATACCAAATCTTTCCAGCAGACACTCCTTCACTCACATCTTCTCTGGGCTACAGGGATGTGACAAGTACGACTTCACTGCCCACTTTGGACCTGGTGATGGGTCACCAAGCAGACTGGACGTGTGGCGTCGACTTCGGCAGGATGAGGGAGGAGGAGGTGGTCAGAGAGTTCAGACTGGAGCAGCCAAAGAAgcataaaagagaaagtaagaaggaaaaaagaccctcaaAGCAGAGAAGTGCTGAGATTTGGATATAG